In one Streptomyces marincola genomic region, the following are encoded:
- a CDS encoding Rv0909 family putative TA system antitoxin, with protein sequence MSFMDRLKDKLVQNRDKVETGMDKAASAADSATKGRHRGRIETGTRKAKEAIGRFTNGHRRDGDGGTPR encoded by the coding sequence ATGAGCTTCATGGACCGGCTCAAGGACAAGCTCGTGCAGAACCGCGACAAGGTCGAAACGGGCATGGACAAGGCCGCATCGGCCGCCGACTCGGCGACGAAGGGGAGACACCGCGGCAGGATCGAGACCGGCACCCGGAAGGCCAAGGAGGCCATCGGCCGGTTCACGAACGGGCACCGGCGCGACGGGGACGGCGGCACCCCCCGCTGA